The following proteins come from a genomic window of Metarhizium brunneum chromosome 2, complete sequence:
- the CAP1 gene encoding F-actin-capping protein subunit alpha, whose product MSQVETVSAFVEGAPPGELADVIADIKALTVSSPDIVSELTPAFEKYNEEQLVTVKLPGSSQPVVISSHNALGDGRYYDVESSSSFAVDHATQKASAVKTHAIEGPQVDLVTSTLKGLSAYVKEHFPNASYGAYPVESDSKVAIIIVANKYSPNNFWNGRWRSQYIFDPASGSLEGSIKVDVHYYEDGNVRLLTNKPVTASITSRTGAGIAKEISATERKYQEELNKGFVNLSENAFKSLRRQLPVTRQKIAWDKVMSYRLGQDIGGGNSKGSSVGSMG is encoded by the exons ATGTCGCAAGTCGAGACGGTATCCGCCTTCGTGGAGGGAGCTCCTCCCGGCGAG CTCGCCGATGTCATTGCCG ACATCAAAGCCTTGACGGTTTCTTCTCCAGACATTGTATCCGAGCTCACTCCCGCCTTTGAGAAATACAACGAAGAACAACTGGTCACCGTTAAGCTGCCTGGCAGCAGCCAACCG GTCGTCATCAGTTCACACAACGCCCTTGGCGACGGACGATATTACGACGTAGAAAGCTCATCGAGCTTTGCTGTCGACCACGCAACACAG AAAGCTAGCGCTGTGAAAACCCATGCGATTGAAGGGCCTCAAGTCGACCTAGT TACATCGACACTGAAAGGTCTTTCAGCATATGTCAAGGAGCACTTTCCAAACGCGTCATACGGAGCGTATCCCGTTGAATCCGACTCCAAAGTAGCTATTATTATCGTGGCCAACAAGTACAGCCCAAACAACTTCTG GAATGGACGATGGCGATCCCAGTACATATTTGATCCAGCTTCCGGAAGCCTGGAAGGCTCCATCAAGGTCGACGTCCATTATTACGAAGATGGCAACGTCCGCCTGCTTACCAACAAGCCCGTCACGGCTTCAATTACTTCTAGGACTGGGGCCGGAATCGCCAAAGAAATCTCAGCAACGGAGAGGAAGTACCAGGAGGAGCTGAACAAGGGCTTTGTCAACTTGAGTGAAAACGCGTTCAAGTCGCTACGCAGACAGTTGCCAGTAACAAGACAAAAGATTGCATGGGATAAAGTGATGAGCTACAGGCTGGGACAAGATATCGGCGGGGGCAACTCTAAGGGATCCTCCGTCGGATCGATGGGATAG
- the bkdB gene encoding 2-oxoisovalerate dehydrogenase subunit beta has translation MKRQAVCQLQRVAASSRPIRLPLQIARAYSTHPPQARLNKPIDYSETQLLAHSSKGPALGNHNEIPPEVRNGATRKMNLFQAINDALGIALAEDDSVVVFGEDVAFGGVFRCTMKLAETYGAERIFNTPLTEQGIMGFGIGLAAQGMRPVAEIQFADYVFPAFDQIVNEGAKLRYREGATGVHAGSLTVRMPCGGVGHGGLYHSQSPESLFTHVPGFRVVMPRSPIQAKGLLLSAIRSNDPVLFMEPKILYRAAVEQVPEAAYELPLSKAEVVKGGEDITVISYGQPMYTCLSAIQKAEEDLGISCELIDLRTVYPWDKETVLASVRKTGRVLVVHEAMVNAGIGAEVAAAIQEDPETFVRLEAPVARVAGWSIHSALMFEKFNIPDVARVYENIKKSLNY, from the exons ATGAAGCGCCAGGCTGTTTGTCAGTTGCAAAGGGTTGCGGCCTCGTCCAGACCTATCCGGCTCCCCCTCCAGATCGCTCGAGCATATTCGACCCATCCGCCACAAGCACGTCTGAACAAGCCGATAGACTACTCGGAAACGCAATTATTAGCTCACAGCAGCAAGGGACCGGCGCTTGGTAATCACAATGAGATTCCTCCAGAAGTACGGAACGGCGCCACCAGAAAGATGAACCTGTTCCAGGCCATCAACGATGCTCTGGGGATTGCCCTAGCCGAGGACGATTCGGTTGTGGTATTTGGCGAGGATGTTGCGTTTGGAGGAGTGTTTCGTTGCACAATGAAGCTCGCAGAGACGTATGGTGCTGAACGCATCTTCAACACTCCATTGACGGAGCAAGGCATCATGGGCTTCGGTATAGGTCTGGCGGCACAGGGAATGCGACCGGTTGCTGAAATCCAGTTTGCCGACTACGTCTTTCCTGCTTTCGATCAGATTGTCAACGAGGGAGCGAAACTGCGATATCGCGAAGGGGCCACAGGAGTCCACGCCGGCTCATTGACAGTTCGCATGCCCTGTGGTGGCGTTGGTCATGGTGGTCTGTACCACTCCCAGTCACCCGAGAGTCTCTTCACCCATGTCCCCGGATTCCGGGTTGTTATGCCTAGATCACCAATCCAAGCAAAGGGCCTTTTATTATCAGCTATTCGAAGCAATGACCCTGTGCTCTTTATGGAGCCCAAGATTCTCTACAGAGCTGCCGTTGAGCAAGTGCCCGAAGCTGCCTACGAGCTGCCCCTGTCCAAAGCGGAAGTCGTCAAGGGGGGCGAGGACATTACCGTTATTTCCTATGGTCAGCCCATGTATACCTGCCTATCAGCCATCCAGAAGGCCGAAGAAGACTTGGGCATCTCTTGTGAGCTCATTGATTTGAGGACCGTGTATCCCTGGGACAAGGAaaccgtcttggccagtgTTCGAAAAACTGGGCGCGTTCTCGTCGTTCACGAGGCAATGGTCAACGCCGGAATCGGTGCCGAAGTGGCTGCAGCTATTCAGGAAGATCCCGAGACCTTTGTCCGGCTGGAAGCTCCTGTGGCACGGGTGGCAGGCTGGAGCATTCACAGCGCCTTGATGTTTGAGAAGTTTAACATTCCAGATGTTGCAC GTGTGTACGAAAATATCAAGAAGAGTCTCAATTACTAG